A window of Torulaspora globosa chromosome 8, complete sequence contains these coding sequences:
- the IFH1 gene encoding Ifh1p (ancestral locus Anc_8.434) codes for MVAKTARKNVVSHGGKYRTGQKLPANASSVKRSKPGIAVRPRRFSLLYSSDSSLSDVSDLGDNRSRNEKSPTKRKMEKVRSISNNATGKRSKLIQDSTEDSSDGQAVESDSEEEEDGDDSSDDDDESDSDGSESDTSSDDESIDFVKLTAQRKKRAMKALSALKKNKSPTKSPAKSPAKSPVKATSGQRRRSSQLRDSKTQERQHNRKPEGDSDSSSNEKALAFNFKKDDDGIRYAEATQQSEEDIGEEVKDSNGPAPDLPFDDNLNQLHVPEFSVSEESEYDIDQDAYFNVIDDESMGEMDTGLDTGEDEMPILHEEEKILMAELQNADDLSLDGSIHEDGSDPDEKLRSPFVEGKPEVADEEDSDDDDEIMTVFDMPFYEDPKFASLYYCEDGDEPRLSLSTSLPLLVSGEKLKRMKKRKALKLARQERIQRRKLLKEKSKANGIKTSQIDGDEYIFGVFFQSDNENGDEATKRHSTLRGNLDLESPLRRLGSAAASDASSDDEYDNILLDVAHMPSDDEVRGNGHDSPKLRQTDQDSSSSMSDSSAIDLDDESDLIDYDRSDDDDYLSDTNVFIDIDDLDPDSFYFQDRDDENMSSFSEIMTDETDISHEENSKEEALETVKYFDDESTDEDDNLPPPNSRSKMIGSKAKEIVSANIVGLKPPKLGTWETDSKPFTIIDGLSTKSLYPLIQEHQQFIEQQQRAHSQSPDLRSGYELSSANGDELTLNELLNMSELEDEDHSTPSFMQAVSNWYEKPKVPLSAFRNKGINEHEDDEYMLPVNSTRKVPIGYIGSERTRRKIDRMKELQRKKTEKRRRTKKKKKLLKLKRRQERLEKERHRQGEQTIQAANTNLTLGTPDLNQQTDPESAAPLPRSRKSSVKSVGLEEIHEILGKDNSDLLDGGDPDCALIDGEHEIDLADADILASLTAPIQLDSIGGAPSWRRRQSMAEAAAENLRFTKNGLFSESALADIEDIIGTGVSSGAFEFSASLQ; via the coding sequence atggTTGCCAAGACGGCCAGGAAAAACGTCGTAAGCCACGGGGGAAAGTATCGTACCGGGCAGAAGCTGCCGGCGAATGCGAGTAGCGTGAAGAGGAGCAAGCCAGGAATAGCGGTACGGCCGAGGCGGTTCAGTTTGCTATACTCATCGGACTCGTCTTTGAGTGATGTTTCTGATCTCGGCGATAACAGGTCTAGGAATGAGAAGTCACCTACGAAACGAAAGATGGAGAAGGTGAGGAGTATATCTAATAATGCGACGGGGAAAAGAAGTAAACTGATACAGGATAGCACGGAGGATTCTTCTGACGGTCAAGCTGTCGAGAGTGATagcgaggaggaggaggatgGAGACGATAGTagcgatgacgacgatgagaGTGATAGCGACGGGAGTGAGAGTGATACCAGTTCGGATGATGAGAGTATTGATTTTGTCAAGTTGACTGCTCAGCGAAAGAAAAGAGCGATGAAGGCGCTATCtgcgttgaagaagaacaaatcGCCGACAAAATCGCCAGCAAAATCGCCAGCAAAATCGCCCGTGAAAGCGACAAGCGGGCAGCGTAGGAGGTCGTCGCAGTTGAGGGACAGCAAGACCCAGGAGAGACAGCACAATAGGAAGCCTGAAGGGGATTCTGACAGCTCATCTAATGAGAAGGCATTGGcattcaacttcaagaaggatgacgaCGGCATAAGATATGCAGAAGCGACGCAACAGAGCGAGGAGGATATCGGAGAAGAAGTGAAGGACTCTAACGGGCCAGCGCCAGATCTGCCGTTCGATGACAATTTGAACCAGTTGCATGTCCCTGAATTCTCGGTCTCCGAAGAATCGGAGTATGACATCGATCAGGATGCGTATTTCAATGTGATTGACGACGAATCAATGGGAGAGATGGACACAGGCTTGGACACTGGCGAGGATGAAATGCCTATTCTGCATGAGGAGGAGAAAATTTTGATGGCTGAGTTGCAAAATGCGGATGATTTATCCCTTGATGGCAGCATTCACGAGGATGGGTCTGATCcagatgaaaagcttcGGTCGCCATTTGTTGAAGGTAAGCCTGAAGTGGctgacgaggaagatagtgatgacgatgatgaaataaTGACGGTATTTGATATGCCTTTCTATGAGGACCCTAAGTTTGCAAGCCTATACTACTGTGAAGATGGTGATGAACCTCGTCTAAGCCTGAGTACCTCTCTTCCCTTGCTGGTGAGTGGTgagaagttgaaaagaatgaaaaagagaaaagccTTGAAACTGGCACGTCAGGAACGTatacaaagaagaaagcttttgaaagagaaaagcaAGGCTAACGGCATCAAGACTTCACAGATCGATGGAGACGAGTACATATTTGGTGTTTTCTTCCAAAGCGATAATGAAAATGGTGACGAAGCCACTAAGCGACATTCAACTTTGCGAGGAAATCTGGATTTGGAATCACCACTGCGCCGTTTGGGCTCGGCAGCTGCCTCCGATGCTAGTTCAGATGATGAATACGACAATATTCTGCTAGATGTTGCCCACATGCCATCGGATGATGAAGTGAGAGGAAACGGTCATGATAGCCCGAAACTGAGGCAAACAgatcaagattcttctAGCTCCATGTCCGATTCTTCAGCCATAGaccttgatgatgaaagtgaCCTTATAGATTATGATAGAtccgatgatgatgactATCTGAGTGACACAAATGTTTTTATCGACATTGATGACCTGGACCCCGATTCATTTTACTTCCAGGATCGCGATGACGAGAATATGAGCTCCTTTTCTGAGATTATGACGGATGAAACAGATATCAGCCACGAAGAGAATTCGAAGGAAGAGGCGTTGGAAACAGTCAAGTATTTCGACGATGAATCGACCGATGAGGACGATAACTTGCCTCCACCAAATTCAAGAAGCAAGATGATCGGTTCtaaagccaaagaaataGTCAGTGCTAACATTGTGGGACTGAAACCTCCCAAACTCGGAACGTGGGAGACGGACAGTAAACCATTTACCATCATCGACGGTCTCTCAACGAAATCGTTATACCCCCTGATACAGGAGCATCAACAGTTTATCGAGCAGCAACAGAGGGCACACTCGCAATCGCCTGATCTTCGCTCTGGATATGAGTTAAGTTCCGCCAATGGGGATGAACTTACTCTAAATGAGCTGCTGAATATGAGCGAgctggaagatgaagatcaCAGCACGCCATCATTTATGCAAGCAGTTTCCAATTGGTATGAGAAACCAAAGGTTCCCCTTTCTGCTTTTAGAAATAAAGGTATTAATGAGCatgaagacgatgagtACATGCTTCCTGTCAATTCAACCAGAAAAGTGCCAATTGGTTACATCGGAAGCGAGAGGACAAGGAGGAAGATTGACAGAatgaaggagctgcaaaggaagaaaacagagaagagaagaaggaccaagaagaagaagaagttgttgAAGCTGAAACGGAGACAAGAACGACTGGAAAAAGAAAGGCATAGACAAGGCGAGCAGACGATACAGGCCGCAAATACCAATTTGACTCTCGGGACACCAGACTTGAACCAGCAAACAGATCCAGAGTCTGCAGCCCCCCTGCCCAGGTCCAGAAAGAGTTCTGTTAAGAGTGTCGGTCTCGAGGAAATACACGAAATACTCGGAAAGGATAATAGCGATCTACTGGATGGCGGCGATCCCGATTGTGCTCTCATCGATGGAGAGCATGAGATTGATCTAGCAGATGCCGATATATTGGCATCGTTAACGGCTCCCATTCAGCTGGATAGCATTGGCGGCGCTCCATCCTGGAGACGGAGACAAAGCATGGCGGAAGCGGCTGCTGAGAACCTTCGCTTTACGAAGAACGGATTATTTAGCGAAAGTGCCTTAGCCGATATTGAAGACATAATAGGCACTGGAGTGTCATCTGGGGCGTTCGAATTCAGTGCATCATTGCAATAA
- the UCC1 gene encoding Ucc1p (ancestral locus Anc_8.433), with translation MFPMNELPVEILWSLLKECPRELRSVNKQFYRLHNEMYKRKVSRLLSEVEEREFWNSVLRPLQQYVKSLDFLRKNSRLIVSAEGGTECIDDSWYVIYNALLGPLKCENRLVNSPAGDSLDYQRPIFTGHCVVPPNVRCRINAWFYIDNLDAARKLATLVTEFRDSPYERYQTVSPVPYIADFVTEAGVYCFNLGRLPKIDSQTFPATLELRLVERSMTLPNYFESPSLEFLGYDFNNYDRRPWLFFRIDRIFKSTLFNPFETQLSESLVRFDGRFQLPGEDAGTARRNKLL, from the coding sequence ATGTTCCCGATGAATGAACTTCCCGTGGAAATTCTATGGagtctcttgaaggagTGTCCCAGGGAACTTCGGTCGGTCAACAAGCAGTTTTACCGGCTGCACAACGAAATGTACAAGAGGAAGGTGTCACGACTATTGTCCGAGGTGGAGGAAAGAGAGTTTTGGAACAGTGTTTTAAGACCCTTACAGCAATACGTGAAGAGTTTGGATTTTCTGCGAAAGAATTCACGACTGATCGTTTCCGCAGAGGGTGGGACAGAGTGTATAGATGATTCGTGGTACGTCATCTACAACGCCCTGTTGGGTCCGTTGAAGTGCGAAAACCGTCTTGTCAACTCGCCTGCGGGGGACTCCCTGGATTACCAAAGGCCTATATTTACTGGCCATTGCGTTGTGCCGCCGAATGTACGGTGTCGCATCAACGCTTGGTTCTACATTGATAATTTAGATGCTGCCCGCAAATTGGCGACGTTGGTGACGGAATTCCGTGACTCGCCGTACGAGAGATATCAGACGGTGAGCCCGGTTCCCTACATTGCCGATTTCGTCACTGAGGCTGGCGTCTACTGCTTCAACCTCGGCAGACTGCCCAAAATCGACAGTCAGACGTTTCCCGCCACTCTGGAATTGAGACTGGTGGAAAGATCGATGACGTTACCAAACTATTTTGAAAGCCCGTCATTGGAGTTCCTCGGCTACGATTTCAATAACTACGACCGGCGTCCGtggcttttcttcagaatcGATAGAATTTTCAAATCCACCCTGTTTAATCCGTTCGAGACACAGCTATCTGAGTCTTTGGTGCGGTTCGATGGCAGGTTCCAGCTGCCGGGAGAAGATGCAGGAACCGCCCGACGGAACAAGCTACTTTAG
- a CDS encoding uncharacterized protein (ancestral locus Anc_8.432) — MLGGNKDKVKFVPIREVKSEEDYTLVKDIKQLEWFVKSQGQALKSNGFFKAVKKSVETRAETQTLYFTDLQSGRCGFVQLLYSSVMGGVYKGFQLNFKVFRSREGDKEDIDIWESFKVEDIEYFEPLRVASKEVSFEFKSAPHDDELVATLVIKVDIPKRSKGSSGVKLDLMVDLFEGFMIKPDGCSYYLEKGVTEDELREQQDKLQSKKMLRHLFVPRAKCHGTISYETKTGHKVTFDLVDVPGLYIDAVQGLAPQKAACRWNFLCYQDRVSSLLCMEFTTSEDHKHTKVTVWCHTEQNKIKAVGSSINGGHVKFDATEKDTETGWSNPTSISFPLDFKEKRLRLVNRYDVLGEMPYVVRSLVENLANVKPFIYQYCQDSEYNGESGISIIESTFIS, encoded by the coding sequence ATGCTTGGTGGCAACAAGGATAAGGTGAAATTCGTCCCTATCAGAGAAGTGAAGTCTGAGGAGGATTATACGTTGGTCAAGGATATTAAGCAATTGGAATGGTTTGTCAAGTCTCAGGGGCAGGCATTGAAGAGTAACGGGTTCTTTAAGGCTGTGAAGAAGTCAGTTGAAACTAGGGCGGAAACACAAACTTTGTACTTTACTGATTTACAAAGTGGTAGATGTGGTTTTGTGCAGTTGTTGTACTCCAGTGTTATGGGAGGCGTCTACAAGGGTTTTCAGCTGAATTTTAAGGTATTCCGTAGTCGTGAGGGTGATAAAGAGGACATTGACATATGGGAGAGTTTCAAGGTGGAGGATATAGAGTATTTTGAGCCTCTGAGAGTGGCTTCCAAGGAGGTTTCCTTCGAATTCAAGAGCGCTCCGCATGATGACGAATTGGTAGCGACACTGGTGATCAAGGTCGACATCCCAAAACGTTCCAAGGGCTCAAGCGGTGTAAAACTTGACCTTATGGTGGATCTCTTCGAGGGCTTTATGATTAAACCTGACGGATGTAGCTACTATCTCGAGAAGGGCGTCACTGAGGATGAGCTTAGAGAGCAACAGGACAAGCTGCAGTcaaagaaaatgctgagGCATCTCTTTGTGCCCAGGGCTAAATGTCACGGTACGATATCTTACGAGACAAAGACCGGCCACAAGGTTACCTTCGACTTGGTTGATGTGCCAGGTCTGTACATTGATGCAGTGCAAGGTCTAGCTCCACAGAAGGCCGCCTGTAGATGGAACTTTCTGTGTTACCAGGATCGTGTAAGTTCTTTGCTATGTATGGAGTTTACCACCAGCGAGGATCATAAACACACCAAAGTGACCGTTTGGTGCCATACAGAGCAGAATAAGATAAAAGCTGTCGGTTCCAGCATAAATGGGGGGCACGTTAAGTTCGACGCCACTGAGAAAGATACAGAAACAGGATGGTCAAACCCGACCAGCATCAGCTTCCCGCtagatttcaaagagaaaagGCTGCGGCTGGTCAACCGTTATGACGTGTTAGGCGAAATGCCGTATGTCGTCAGATCCCTCGTGGAAAATCTTGCAAACGTCAAACCATTCATCTACCAGTACTGTCAAGATTCAGAATATAACGGTGAGAGTGGCATATCGATCATTGAGAGTACATTCATCAGCTAA